A genomic segment from Cyprinus carpio isolate SPL01 chromosome A22, ASM1834038v1, whole genome shotgun sequence encodes:
- the alpi.2 gene encoding intestinal-type alkaline phosphatase codes for MTFVLREGYKQKGIKLSYRAVRAAAVEQTMATQHTLLIIGIFVLAGFDGCFSVIPEEEQNPNFWYVKGKQALHTSLSMKPNLQRAKNLILFLGDGMGISTVTAARIMKGQMEGKTGEESVLAMDTFPHLALSKTYNVDQQMPDSAATATAYLCGVKANYGTLGLSAAARRRDCSSSKGNEVKSILHQAKMAGKSVGIVSTARVQHASPAASYSHTPERGWYSDKDLPSEAVTGGCKDIAYQLVHNTDINVILGGGRQYMFPNEMVDPEYATVTGSRKDKTNLVDVWLRSRNNAKYVWNKNDFDAVNEHKTDYLMGLFEPKDTRYELERDPSMDPSLTEMVEKAIKILRRNSKGFYLFVEGGRIDHGHHAGQAKYALTEAVEFDRAIARAAELTSELDTLSVVTADHSHVFSFGGYSYRGNSVLGVSYSKAEDGKSFTNALYGNGPGYQMGDGTRPDMNETVSSSDEYLQQAAVPLDSETHGSEDVAIFAKGPMAHLFHGVQEQSYIPHAMAYAACIEPYTDCLLEDYGVCTQFSLMVLMLSLLSSLTFLI; via the exons ATGACCTTTGTTCTGAGAGAAGGCTATAAACAGAAGGGCATCAAATTGTCTTACAGAGCTGTCCGTGCTGCTGCAGTCGAGCAAACCATGGCCACACAACATACCCTACTGATTATTGGAATATTTGTTTTAGCAGGATTTGATGGATGTTTCTCCGTTATTCCTG AAGAGGAGCAGAACCCAAACTTCTGGTATGTTAAGGGTAAACAGGCTCTTCATACATCCCTCTCCATGAAGCCCAACCTGCAACGTGCTAAAAATCTCATTCTCTTCCTCGGAGATG GCATGGGAatcagcactgtgactgcagcaAGAATTATGAAGGGACAGATGGAAGGGAAGACAGGAGAGGAGAGCGTCCTAGCCATGGACACATTCCCTCATCTCGCTCTCTCCAAG ACCTACAATGTCGATCAGCAGATGCCTGACAGCGCAGCAACAGCCACTGCATATCTCTGTGGTGTGAAGGCAAACTATGGCACTCTGGGCCTCAGTGCAGCTGCACGCCGCAGAGACTGCAGTTCTTCTAAAGGCAATGAGGTCAAATCAATTCTGCATCAGGCAAAGATGGCAG GGAAGTCTGTTGGCATAGTGAGCACGGCACGTGTCCAGCATGCATCACCTGCCGCCAGTTACTCCCACACCCCTGAAAGAGGCTGGTACAGCGATAAAGATCTGCCCTCTGAAGCCGTCACAGGTGGATGCAAGGACATTGCATACCAACTCGTCCATAATACTGATATAAAC GTTATTTTAGGTGGCGGCAGGCAGTACATGTTTCCCAATGAAATGGTTGATCCTGAATACGCCACAGTTACGGGAAGCCGAAAGGACAAAACAAACCTTGTTGATGTGTGGTTAAGAAGCAGAAAT aatgcCAAATATGTGTGGAATAAAAATGATTTCGATGCTGTCAATGAGCACAAAACTGATTACTTGATGG GGCTTTTTGAGCCAAAGGACACCAGGTACGAGCTGGAACGCGATCCTTCAATGGACCCATCGTTGACTGAAATGGTGGAAAAAGCCATCAAGATTCTTCGCAGAAACTCGAAAGGATTCTACCTCTTCGTGGAAG GTGGGCGAATAGATCATGGCCATCACGCAGGGCAGGCCAAGTACGCTTTGACGGAGGCTGTGGAATTTGACAGGGCCATTGCACGGGCGGCTGAGCTGACGAGTGAACTCGACACCTTGTCCGTGGTCACTGCTGACCATTCCCATGTGTTTTCCTTCGGTGGCTACTCTTACAGGGGCAATTCTGTGCTAG gcgTTTCTTATTCAAAAGCAGAGGATGGTAAGAGCTTTACTAATGCACTTTACGGGAACGGTCCAGGATACCAGATGGGGGATGGAACTCGTCCTGACATGAATGAGACAGTCTCAA GCAGTGATGAATATCTTCAGCAGGCTGCTGTACCTCTAGATTCAGAAACTCATGGTTCTGAGGATGTCGCTATTTTTGCCAAAGGCCCAATGGCCCACCTCTTCCACGGAGTCCAAGAGCAAAGCTACATACCTCATGCTATGGCTTACGCTGCCTGTATTGAGCCCTACACTGACTGCCTGCTAGAAGACTATGGTGTTTGCACTCAGTTCAGCCTCATGGTTCTTATGCTGAGCTTGCTGTCCTCACTCACATTCCTGATATAA
- the LOC109046803 gene encoding protein phosphatase inhibitor 2-like, protein MAAPRPIKGILKNKSSIKARPEEPVQDTSEPGAPINSEDDQQKKSQKWDEMNILATYHPADKDYGLMKIDEPSTPYHRMVGDDEDEGALSDSDGNTVLPGDDLAKKLAAAVEDAGSRFMEEPEEESSEEDEELSPEEQARKKQFQMMRKMHYNEGMNIKLARQLIASELEEEEDEDEEMKDDTETEDITVDPPQDADSLDL, encoded by the exons ATGGCAGCACCGCGACCCATCAAAGGGATCCTGAAGAACAAATCCAGTATCAAAGCCCGACCCGAAGAGCCAGTCCAGGACACTTCCGAACCAGGAGCTCCTATAAACTCTGAAGACGACCAGCA GAAGAAGTCACAGAAATGGGATGAAATGAATATTTTGGCCACATATCACCCAGCGGATAAGGACTATGGACTGATGAAGATAGACGAACCCAGCACGCCATACCACAG GATGGTTGGAGATGACGAGGATGAGGGGGCGCTCAGCGATTCGGACGGGAACACAGTCCTACCCGGAGATGACCTCGCTAAGAA GCTGGCGGCAGCGGTGGAAGACGCAGGATCTCGCTTCATGGAGGAACCAGAAGAGGAGAGCAGTGAGGAAGACGAGGAGTTGAGTCCGGAGGAGCAAG CCAGAAAGAAGCAGTTTCAGATGATGAGGAAGATGCATTATAATGAAGGTATGAACATTAAACTAGCCCGACAACTCATCGCCAGTGAGCtggaagaggaggaagatgaggatgaagagatGAAGGATGACACAGAGACCGAGGACATCACCGTTGACCCCCCACAAGAtg CTGATTCCTTGGATTTATAA